One genomic segment of Odocoileus virginianus isolate 20LAN1187 ecotype Illinois chromosome 17, Ovbor_1.2, whole genome shotgun sequence includes these proteins:
- the ZACN gene encoding ligand-gated cation channel ZACN, producing MALPLSGENLGYCKISLESPWTDQLPSLPPATIRGLHHPRAPVHPCPYSQETWRHRVFLSEFTILTPPASVTELEFQVHAVNEIVSVKREFMVQDLKIQIPSQQLVPCFQVTLRLQNTALKAILTLLVPGEALLLADLCGGLLPLQTERIAYKVTLLLSYLVFHSSMMQALPSSSSCNPLLVYYFTVLLLLLFVSTTETVLLAGLLARGNLRAEDSRNPVLNGEQQDHGKPGSNPEEAPGAGKGSRRSWAEAADHIFFQVYVVGVACSQFIFIVLWMWATCKSDPAPGAAAPHGGQPRL from the exons ATGGCCCTTCCTCTAAGTGGAGAAAACTTGGGGTATTGCAAAATCAGTTTGGAAAGCCCTTGGACAGACCAGCTTCCAAGTCTGCCCCCAGCAACCATCAGAGGGCTCCATCATCCCCGGGCTCCAGTCCATCCCTGCCCCTACTCCCAAGAGACATGGAGGCACAGGGTATTTCTTTCTGAGTTCACCATTCTCACCCCTCCCGCTTCAGTGACAGAGCTGGAGTTCCAGGTCCACGCAGTGAACGAGATTGTGAGTGTCAAGAGGGAGTTCATGGTTCAGGATCTGAAAATCCAAATCCCGTCCCAGCAGCTGGTACCCTGCTTCCAGGTGACG TTGCGCCTGCAGAACACAGCACTAAAGGCCATCTTAACGCTCCTGGTCCCCGGGGAGGCGCTGCTGTTGGCTGACCTGTGTGGGGGGCTGCTGCCCCTCCAGACTGAGCGCATCGCCTACAAGGTGACCCTGCTTCTGAGCTACCTTGTCTTCCACTCCTCCATGATGCAggccctgcccagctcctcctcctgcaACCCCCTGCTAG TTTACTACTTcactgtcctgctgctgctgctctttgTCAGCACCACCGAGACTGTGCTATTGGCCGGGCTCCTGGCCCGGGGCAACCTCAGGGCAGAGGACAGCCGCAATCCAGTGCTGAATGGGGAGCAGCAAGACCATGGGAAGCCAGGGTCTAACCCTgaag AAGCCCCCGGAGCAGGGAAGGGGTCCAGAAGGAGCTGGGCTGAGGCTGCTGACCACATCTTCTTCCAGGTGTATGTGGTAGGGGTGGCGTGTAGCCAGTTCATCTTCATTGTGCTCTGGATGTGGGCGACGTGCAAGTCGGACCCAGCCCCTGGAGCGGCTGCACCCCATGGCGGGCAGCCCCGGCTGTAA
- the GALR2 gene encoding galanin receptor type 2 encodes MNGSGGLDTEDTSEAGGGGSGQPEAVIVPTLFALIFLVGTVGNALVLAVLLRGGQAVSTTNLFILNLGVADLCFILCCVPFQATIYTLDDWVFGSLLCKAVHFLIFLTMHASSFTLAAVSLDRYLAIRYPLHSRELRTPRNAMAAIALIWGLSLLFSGPYLSYYRQSRLANLTVCHPAWSAPRRRAMDLCTFVFSYLLPVLVLGLTYARTLRYLWRAVDPVAAGSGARRAKRKVTRMIIIVAALFCLCWMPHHALILCVWFGRFPLTRATYALRILSHLVSYANSCVNPIVYALVSKHFRKGFREICAGLMRRAPRRASGRVCVAPLCRRLSAASHPALSPTCPGGTQRLPKAS; translated from the exons ATGAACGGCTCGGGTGGCCTGGACACCGAGGACACGAGCGAggcgggaggagggggcagcGGGCAGCCTGAGGCGGTCATCGTGCCCACTCTCTTTGCGCTCATCTTCCTCGTGGGCACCGTAGGCAACGCACTGGTGCTGGCCGTGCTGCTTCGCGGTGGCCAGGCGGTGAGCACGACCAACCTGTTCATCCTCAATCTGGGCGTGGCCGACCTGTGTTTCATCCTGTGCTGCGTGCCCTTCCAGGCCACCATCTACACCCTGGACGACTGGGTGTTTGGGTCGCTGCTTTGCAAGGCGGTGCACTTCCTCATCTTCCTCACCATGCACGCCAGCAGCTTCACGCTGGCCGCCGTCTCCCTGGACCG GTATCTGGCCATCCGCTATCCACTGCACTCCCGCGAGCTGCGCACGCCTCGCAACGCGATGGCGGCCATCGCTCTCATCTGGGGGCTCTCACTGCTCTTCTCCGGGCCCTACCTGAGTTACTACCGCCAGTCCCGGTTAGCCAACCTGACCGTGTGCCACCCGGCGTGGAGCGCGCCGCGCCGCCGCGCCATGGACCTCTGCACCTTTGTCTTCAGCTATCTGCTGCCAGTCCTGGTGCTCGGCCTGACCTACGCGCGCACCCTGCGCTACCTCTGGCGCGCCGTCGACCCGGTGGCAGCCGGCTCGGGGGCCCGGCGCGCCAAGCGTAAAGTGACGCGTATGATCATCATCGTGGCCGCACTCTTCTGCCTCTGCTGGATGCCTCACCACGCGCTGATCCTCTGCGTGTGGTTCGGTCGCTTCCCTCTTACGCGCGCCACTTACGCGCTGCGTATCCTCTCGCACCTGGTCTCCTATGCTAACTCCTGCGTCAACCCCATCGTCTACGCTCTCGTCTCCAAGCACTTCCGCAAGGGTTTCCGAGAGATCTGCGCGGGCCTGATGCGCCGCGCCCCGCGCAGAGCCTCGGGCCGCGTGTGCGTCGC GCCCCTGTGCCGGCGCCTCTCCGCGGCCAGTCATCCAGCCCTGTCCCCGACCTGTCCTGGAGGGACCCAAAGGCTCCCAAAGGCATCTTGA